Within Candidatus Binataceae bacterium, the genomic segment GAGCGGGATGCGCGAGGTTCGCGGACAGCTCGAATGGATCTTTTCTGCGCTCGGCATCACCGGCGCCGAGACGCTGGTATTTTACGAGAACGACTCCGGGATGCGTGCGACACGGACGGCATGGCTCGCCGAGTACATGGGTCATCGCCACGTGCGAATCCTCGACGGCGGGCTGAAGCTCGCGGGCGCGGAACTCACGGCGGCCGTCGCACCGGTCACGCCAGGCGCATTCGTGGCGGCGCCGCGCGAGGAGATTTTCGCCTCGAGCGAATATCTGGTCGAGCGGCTCGGCCGCGCCGACGTGCGGATTTTCGACGTTCGCAGCGACGAAGAATATTTCGGCGAGCGCGTGCGCGCGCGGCGCGGCGGCGCGGTGCCCGGCGCGGTGCATCTGGATTGGGTAAACAACGTGGCCGCGGACGGGAGGTTCAAGCCGCCCGCGGAATTGCGCGCCGCCTTCGAACGGTTGGGGCTGCGGCCGGAGGCCGAAATCGTTGCCTATTGCCAGGGCGGCTACCGTTCGGCCAATGCGTACTACGCGCTCAGGCTCGCGGGCTTCGATCGCCTGCGCAACTACATCGGGTCATGGGGCGAATGGGGCAATCGCGAAGACCTGCCGATCGAGCATCCGCGGCGCAAATGAAACGGGCGTTGAACGCGCGAACGCGACTTGCCAAAGGCAGCCGCCCGGCAGCAAGACGCCGCGTTCGCGCCGTCCTGCTGCTGAGCGCCTTCGAGCCGTTTGG encodes:
- a CDS encoding sulfurtransferase yields the protein MATEHQTHNEILVDGRWLSARRADQDVVLIDTRPAADFRAGHLKGARHFDPFPFHYSNTGESGMREVRGQLEWIFSALGITGAETLVFYENDSGMRATRTAWLAEYMGHRHVRILDGGLKLAGAELTAAVAPVTPGAFVAAPREEIFASSEYLVERLGRADVRIFDVRSDEEYFGERVRARRGGAVPGAVHLDWVNNVAADGRFKPPAELRAAFERLGLRPEAEIVAYCQGGYRSANAYYALRLAGFDRLRNYIGSWGEWGNREDLPIEHPRRK